A single genomic interval of Chitinophaga sp. 180180018-3 harbors:
- a CDS encoding SDR family oxidoreductase, with amino-acid sequence MDLGLQEKVIIVTGGAKGIGEAISKLVAAEGGIAVIAGRSTADNEKTVNEIIAAGGKAMAITAELGHVEDCRKVITETVAKYGKIDGLVNNAGANDGVGLENGSPERFMQSLQHNLSHYYNLAHFALPYLKTTKGNIVNIGSKVATTGQGNTSGYAASKGAINALTREWAVEMLPYSIRVNTVIPAEVWTPLYETWINSLPNPQEKLASITSKIPFEKRMTTSAEIANTTVFLLSARSSHTTGQILYVDGGYTHLDRSIS; translated from the coding sequence ATGGATTTAGGATTACAGGAGAAAGTGATTATTGTTACCGGAGGAGCCAAGGGCATCGGTGAAGCCATTTCAAAACTGGTGGCAGCCGAAGGTGGCATTGCAGTGATTGCAGGCAGAAGTACAGCCGACAACGAAAAAACAGTAAACGAAATTATTGCGGCTGGTGGAAAAGCAATGGCTATAACCGCTGAACTGGGACACGTAGAGGATTGCAGGAAAGTAATTACCGAAACCGTAGCAAAATATGGTAAAATAGACGGATTGGTGAACAATGCCGGCGCCAACGATGGCGTTGGACTGGAAAATGGCAGCCCCGAAAGGTTTATGCAATCACTGCAGCATAACCTGTCGCACTACTACAACCTGGCTCATTTTGCCCTGCCTTACCTGAAAACAACGAAAGGAAATATTGTGAATATCGGCTCCAAAGTGGCTACTACCGGTCAGGGAAACACCAGTGGCTATGCAGCGTCGAAAGGCGCTATCAATGCGCTCACCCGTGAATGGGCTGTGGAAATGCTGCCTTACTCCATCCGTGTGAATACTGTAATTCCCGCTGAAGTATGGACACCACTGTACGAAACATGGATCAATTCACTGCCTAACCCACAGGAGAAACTGGCTTCCATCACTTCGAAAATTCCTTTTGAAAAAAGGATGACCACTTCAGCAGAAATCGCCAATACAACGGTGTTCCTGCTGTCGGCCCGTTCCTCACATACTACAGGGCAAATCCTGTACGTAGACGGTGGTTATACACATCTGGACAGATCCATCAGCTAA
- a CDS encoding MbnP family protein — MILRIFISCACWFLVINTLSAQEYAGKPFSSLLLSVKHQVGHQPLVRNQLTYTNPSGEEFTISRFRYFLSNFSLETVNGTSVALPAAYFLVDEAVPDSKRIRLDSIPEGQYRSIRFLLGVDSARNTSGVQSGALAVESGMFWTWNSGYIMAQLEGHAAAAKSLLKEFVFHVGGYRQKDQVLRYITLQFSQPLTISAGKQPQINMAADVEKWFLPDTISFKEVSVIMAPGIYAKKVAANYQHMFSITGIDH; from the coding sequence ATGATTTTGCGGATTTTTATTTCCTGTGCCTGCTGGTTCCTGGTTATCAACACCCTCTCTGCCCAGGAGTATGCCGGTAAACCCTTTTCCTCCCTGTTGTTGTCCGTAAAGCACCAGGTTGGGCATCAGCCGTTGGTAAGGAACCAGTTGACCTATACGAATCCTTCGGGAGAAGAGTTTACGATTAGCCGTTTCCGTTATTTCCTCAGCAATTTTTCACTGGAAACTGTCAACGGAACGAGTGTTGCGCTGCCAGCAGCTTATTTTCTGGTAGATGAGGCGGTGCCTGATTCAAAGCGGATCAGGCTCGACAGCATTCCGGAGGGGCAGTACCGGAGTATCCGTTTTCTGCTGGGGGTAGATAGTGCAAGGAACACGAGTGGTGTTCAATCCGGGGCGCTTGCGGTGGAATCAGGCATGTTCTGGACCTGGAACAGTGGTTATATCATGGCGCAGCTGGAGGGACATGCAGCAGCCGCTAAATCGCTGCTGAAAGAGTTTGTATTTCATGTGGGCGGATACCGTCAGAAAGATCAGGTACTCAGATATATCACACTGCAGTTTTCACAGCCGCTGACGATAAGCGCCGGAAAGCAGCCACAGATAAACATGGCAGCAGATGTGGAAAAGTGGTTCCTGCCGGATACCATTAGTTTTAAAGAGGTATCGGTGATCATGGCTCCGGGCATTTATGCAAAAAAGGTTGCCGCAAATTATCAGCATATGTTTTCTATCACCGGTATTGATCATTAA
- a CDS encoding M15 family metallopeptidase, which produces MRRFILSAVLWAVSYGVSAQQIPVNQYGLAVITNPGQYQQLVKKDSSQLLVNLEHYIPGIKKDIRYATTNNFTKQRLYKRTDIYLRLPAAKALKAVQEALRKKGYGLLIYDAYRPYHITEAMFKIVPNDLYAADPRKGSGHNRGVAVDLSMVDLKTNKPVPMPTDFDDFTFKAHENYQPADPAIAANRKLLRDTMKQFGFKGSSTEWWHYYLPQYKRYPLMDIDNF; this is translated from the coding sequence ATGAGACGCTTTATTTTATCAGCTGTACTGTGGGCCGTTTCCTATGGCGTTTCCGCCCAGCAAATACCGGTTAACCAATATGGACTGGCAGTTATTACCAACCCCGGGCAATATCAGCAACTCGTGAAAAAAGACAGCAGCCAGCTGCTTGTAAACCTGGAACATTACATACCGGGTATAAAGAAAGATATACGATACGCGACCACCAATAACTTCACCAAACAGCGCCTCTATAAACGAACGGACATTTACCTGCGGCTACCGGCTGCCAAAGCCCTGAAAGCCGTGCAGGAAGCCCTTCGCAAAAAAGGATATGGCCTCCTCATTTACGATGCCTATCGCCCTTACCACATTACAGAAGCAATGTTCAAAATAGTGCCGAACGACCTGTATGCCGCCGATCCCCGGAAAGGATCCGGCCATAACCGCGGCGTAGCAGTAGACCTGAGTATGGTGGATCTGAAAACAAACAAACCGGTGCCCATGCCCACCGACTTCGACGACTTTACCTTTAAAGCACATGAAAACTATCAACCCGCCGACCCTGCGATAGCTGCTAACCGCAAACTACTACGCGATACCATGAAGCAATTCGGCTTCAAGGGCAGCTCCACAGAATGGTGGCATTACTATTTACCTCAATATAAAAGATACCCCCTCATGGATATAGACAATTTCTAA
- a CDS encoding methyltransferase domain-containing protein, with product MDQWNADLYKEKHAFVFEYGNSLIDWLQPKAGENILDLGCGTGELTAQLAESGAQITGIDASAAMIESARKHFPGIEFEIADATTFSLPQQFDGIFSNATLHWVREKEKAIGRMYAQLKTGGRLTIEMGGKGNVQHILAGLEKAMAQYGYSYEPFWYFPSPAEYCTLLESAGFRIDRVHFFDRPSKLADPENGIIDWLEMFGPHFFSTVPAADKDAIIRQVQQEVGPQLTKNGVLYADYVRLRVAATKI from the coding sequence ATGGATCAATGGAATGCAGATTTATATAAAGAAAAGCATGCGTTTGTTTTTGAGTACGGCAACAGTCTTATCGACTGGCTACAGCCCAAAGCCGGTGAAAATATACTGGACCTGGGTTGTGGCACCGGCGAGCTCACCGCACAACTGGCGGAGAGCGGAGCTCAGATCACCGGGATCGATGCCTCTGCAGCCATGATCGAAAGCGCACGCAAACATTTTCCGGGCATTGAATTTGAAATAGCCGATGCCACCACGTTTTCTTTGCCACAACAGTTTGATGGCATCTTCTCCAATGCCACCCTGCACTGGGTAAGAGAAAAGGAAAAGGCCATCGGCCGGATGTACGCACAACTGAAAACAGGCGGAAGGCTGACTATTGAAATGGGAGGGAAAGGCAATGTGCAGCATATTCTTGCCGGTCTGGAAAAAGCCATGGCACAGTATGGATATAGTTATGAGCCATTCTGGTATTTCCCTTCTCCCGCAGAATATTGTACATTATTGGAAAGCGCAGGATTCAGAATAGACAGGGTACATTTCTTTGACCGTCCTTCCAAACTGGCCGACCCGGAAAACGGGATCATCGACTGGCTGGAAATGTTTGGTCCACATTTTTTCAGTACAGTGCCGGCGGCAGATAAAGATGCCATCATCCGCCAGGTGCAGCAGGAGGTGGGGCCTCAGCTTACAAAAAACGGCGTGCTGTATGCAGATTATGTTCGCCTGAGAGTAGCAGCCACCAAAATTTAA
- a CDS encoding 2-isopropylmalate synthase produces MDKNRVYVFDTTLRDGEQVPGCQLTTVEKIEIARKLEALGVDIIEAGFPISSPGDFQSVVEISKAITEPVICALTRANNKDIDAAAEALRFAKRKRIHTGIGSSDIHIKHKFNSTREEILERAVAAVKYARKFVDDIEFYAEDAGRADNEYLARLIEAVIGAGATTVNIPDTNGYCLPDQYGAKIKYLVDHVSNIDKAIISVHCHNDLGLATANTIAGVMNGARQVECTINGIGERAGNTSLEEVAMILKTHHALGYHTNINSKGIYELSNLVETMMHMPVQPNKAIVGRNAFAHSSGIHQDGVLKHRENYEILNPEDVGINSNAIILTARSGRHALKHHLQRLGYNLERINIDEVYQRFLVMADSKKEINDADLLELMGDGDAKTYDDNAIKVTLLQVVCGDPLRPMATVKLRVNGEEKEASAAGNGPVNATINAIHDIIKDDIQLDEFNIQSMRGGSDDVSKVNMRVKHNGQSYYGFGISTDIVNASVHAYVDALNKIY; encoded by the coding sequence ATGGATAAAAATCGTGTATACGTCTTTGATACCACCTTACGTGACGGGGAACAGGTTCCCGGCTGTCAGCTGACTACTGTAGAAAAAATTGAAATCGCCAGAAAGCTCGAAGCACTGGGCGTAGATATTATTGAAGCAGGTTTCCCTATCTCCAGTCCGGGCGACTTCCAAAGCGTGGTGGAAATCTCCAAAGCCATCACCGAACCGGTGATTTGTGCCCTGACCCGTGCAAACAACAAAGACATTGATGCTGCGGCGGAAGCGCTGCGTTTTGCGAAGCGCAAGCGTATCCACACCGGCATCGGATCTTCCGATATACATATCAAACATAAGTTCAACAGCACCCGTGAAGAAATATTGGAGCGTGCAGTAGCAGCAGTGAAATACGCCCGCAAATTCGTGGATGATATAGAATTCTACGCAGAAGATGCCGGCCGTGCCGACAATGAATACCTGGCCCGCCTGATAGAAGCTGTGATTGGCGCCGGTGCTACCACTGTGAATATCCCGGATACCAATGGTTATTGCCTGCCCGATCAGTACGGTGCGAAGATCAAATACCTGGTAGACCATGTTTCCAATATCGATAAAGCCATTATCTCTGTTCACTGCCACAACGACCTCGGACTGGCTACTGCCAATACCATTGCTGGTGTTATGAATGGTGCCCGTCAGGTAGAATGTACGATCAATGGTATCGGAGAGCGTGCCGGTAATACATCACTGGAAGAAGTGGCTATGATCCTCAAAACGCATCATGCACTGGGTTATCATACCAATATCAACTCGAAAGGAATTTATGAGCTGAGCAACCTCGTGGAAACCATGATGCATATGCCGGTACAGCCTAACAAGGCGATTGTGGGCCGCAATGCATTTGCACATAGTTCCGGTATCCACCAGGACGGAGTGTTGAAACACAGGGAAAATTACGAGATCCTGAATCCGGAAGATGTGGGTATCAACTCCAATGCTATTATCCTCACCGCCCGCAGCGGTCGTCATGCACTGAAGCACCACCTGCAGCGTCTGGGCTACAACCTGGAAAGGATCAATATCGACGAAGTTTACCAGCGCTTCCTGGTGATGGCCGACAGCAAAAAAGAAATCAACGACGCCGATCTGCTGGAGCTGATGGGCGATGGTGATGCCAAAACTTACGACGATAACGCTATCAAGGTAACCCTGTTACAGGTAGTTTGCGGCGACCCGCTGCGCCCGATGGCGACTGTGAAACTGCGTGTTAACGGCGAAGAGAAAGAAGCCAGTGCAGCCGGCAATGGTCCGGTAAATGCCACCATCAATGCTATCCACGATATTATCAAGGATGATATCCAGCTGGATGAATTCAATATTCAATCCATGCGCGGTGGTAGCGATGATGTGAGCAAGGTAAATATGCGCGTAAAGCATAATGGACAATCCTACTACGGTTTCGGTATTTCCACTGATATCGTGAACGCATCTGTACATGCTTATGTGGATGCGTTGAATAAAATATATTAA
- the fucP gene encoding L-fucose:H+ symporter permease — translation MAGGAISSSTYTSSKDTGAKPGSYLFPFILVTSLFFLWALIHNLSPVLIPHLKKACQLTDLQSSLIDSAVFAAYFLMALPAGAVMRKFGYKTGIIFGLCLYAIGAFLFIPAANSREYIAFLGALFVIASGLTFLETAANPYVTILGAPETATTRLNLAQSFNGIGAVLGPVLGAKFILSGTELTKAQMDAMSPAQMQQYLSAEAGTVKVPYIIIGLVVLFIALLFVFTRMPDVQEVEDKSIDTSKSNGSIFRHKHLIAAVVAQFFYIGAQVGVNAFFIRFARFSAGIPEKEAANLLGAVAGLGFMIGRFFGTFLMSRVKPQVLLTIYGIINVALILIAMVTKGYVAIGAVLLVPFFMSIMFPTIFSLGIRGLGKDTKFGSSLLIMSIVGGAVCPPLMGLISDASNIQMAYVIPLICFAVVVWFGAKGYKLDAAS, via the coding sequence ATGGCTGGAGGCGCAATAAGCAGTTCTACCTATACCAGTAGTAAGGATACAGGGGCCAAACCAGGTAGCTACCTGTTCCCGTTTATCCTGGTGACCAGTTTGTTTTTTCTCTGGGCACTTATCCACAATCTGAGTCCTGTATTGATTCCGCACCTGAAAAAGGCCTGCCAGCTTACGGATTTGCAATCTTCATTGATTGATTCGGCGGTATTTGCCGCCTATTTCCTGATGGCATTGCCTGCCGGCGCCGTGATGCGCAAGTTTGGGTATAAGACGGGTATCATCTTCGGGTTGTGCCTTTATGCAATAGGGGCTTTCCTGTTTATACCGGCAGCCAACAGCCGGGAATATATTGCGTTCCTCGGAGCGCTGTTTGTGATAGCGAGTGGATTAACATTTTTGGAGACAGCGGCCAACCCGTATGTGACTATACTTGGGGCGCCGGAAACAGCTACCACGCGTCTTAACCTGGCTCAATCATTTAACGGGATCGGAGCCGTGCTGGGCCCCGTACTTGGTGCGAAGTTCATCCTTTCCGGTACTGAGCTCACCAAAGCCCAGATGGACGCGATGTCGCCCGCACAGATGCAGCAATACCTTTCTGCTGAAGCGGGAACCGTGAAAGTGCCTTATATCATCATTGGGTTAGTGGTGTTGTTCATTGCCCTGCTGTTTGTATTCACCAGGATGCCGGATGTGCAGGAAGTGGAAGATAAATCCATCGATACCAGTAAAAGCAACGGTAGTATTTTCAGGCATAAACACCTGATCGCGGCGGTAGTGGCCCAGTTCTTTTACATCGGTGCGCAGGTGGGGGTAAACGCCTTCTTTATCCGGTTCGCCAGGTTTTCAGCAGGTATTCCTGAGAAAGAGGCAGCTAATCTTTTGGGAGCAGTTGCCGGATTAGGCTTTATGATAGGCCGCTTCTTCGGTACCTTCCTGATGAGCAGGGTAAAACCGCAGGTATTGCTGACTATCTACGGCATTATCAATGTGGCATTGATACTGATTGCTATGGTAACGAAAGGCTATGTGGCTATCGGCGCAGTATTGCTGGTGCCCTTCTTTATGTCGATCATGTTCCCGACTATCTTCTCACTCGGTATACGCGGGCTTGGAAAAGATACTAAGTTTGGTTCTTCCCTGCTGATCATGTCTATCGTAGGAGGGGCTGTTTGCCCGCCTTTAATGGGCCTGATCTCCGACGCTTCCAATATTCAGATGGCGTATGTTATTCCGCTGATATGCTTTGCCGTAGTGGTTTGGTTCGGCGCGAAGGGATATAAGCTGGATGCGGCTTCCTGA
- a CDS encoding L-rhamnose mutarotase has translation MKRYCLALDLVDDPQLISEYEAHHRTVSAEIKKSITDSGITVMDIYRAGNRLFMIMEVDDTFSFERKAAMDAANPAVQVWEGLMWKYQQALPVAKEGEKWIMMDQIFGL, from the coding sequence ATGAAAAGATATTGTCTGGCGCTCGATCTGGTGGATGATCCGCAACTGATCAGCGAATACGAAGCACATCATCGCACCGTATCTGCTGAGATAAAGAAAAGCATTACCGATAGTGGCATTACGGTAATGGATATTTACCGTGCCGGTAACCGCTTGTTTATGATCATGGAAGTAGACGATACTTTTTCATTTGAACGTAAAGCGGCTATGGATGCAGCTAACCCGGCCGTACAGGTTTGGGAAGGGCTGATGTGGAAATACCAGCAGGCATTGCCGGTAGCCAAAGAAGGGGAGAAGTGGATCATGATGGATCAGATCTTCGGATTATAA
- a CDS encoding SDR family oxidoreductase: MELFRLDNKVAVITGGGSGIGQAIAKTFGDRGAQVHILELNEDGGKATVEEIKAAGGQATVHACNVADQAAVIKVMDGIVKTAGKLDILVNCAGIAHVGNLENTTEQDFDRIYQVNVKGSYNCMYAVIKQMKAQGGGVILNVASIAATVGIPDRLAYSMSKGAVLTMTLSVAKDYLGANIRCNCISPARVHTPFVDGFLAKNYPGKEAEMFEKLSKTQPIGRMAKPVEIGNLALYLCSDEAGFITGTDYPIDGGFIRLNN, encoded by the coding sequence ATGGAACTGTTCAGATTAGACAATAAGGTGGCAGTTATCACCGGAGGTGGTAGCGGAATAGGACAGGCAATAGCGAAAACATTTGGCGACCGTGGCGCTCAGGTACATATCCTGGAACTGAACGAAGACGGTGGTAAAGCAACGGTGGAAGAGATCAAGGCTGCGGGTGGGCAGGCAACCGTGCATGCGTGTAATGTGGCCGACCAGGCAGCAGTGATCAAAGTGATGGATGGTATTGTAAAAACAGCCGGTAAACTGGATATCCTGGTGAACTGTGCTGGCATTGCCCATGTGGGTAACCTGGAAAATACTACTGAGCAGGATTTCGACAGGATCTACCAGGTAAATGTAAAAGGCAGCTATAACTGCATGTATGCAGTGATCAAACAAATGAAGGCGCAGGGAGGAGGCGTGATCCTGAACGTAGCATCCATAGCGGCCACGGTAGGTATTCCTGACCGTCTTGCTTACTCTATGAGCAAGGGAGCGGTACTGACCATGACATTATCCGTGGCGAAGGATTACCTCGGCGCCAATATCCGCTGCAACTGTATATCTCCTGCAAGGGTGCATACACCGTTCGTAGATGGATTCCTGGCTAAGAATTATCCCGGCAAAGAAGCAGAAATGTTCGAGAAACTTAGTAAAACACAGCCGATCGGCCGCATGGCTAAGCCGGTGGAAATAGGTAACCTGGCCCTGTATCTCTGCTCTGATGAAGCAGGTTTTATTACGGGTACGGATTATCCTATTGATGGTGGTTTTATCAGGTTGAATAATTAA
- the leuB gene encoding 3-isopropylmalate dehydrogenase, with product MGIEKKILVIPGDGIGQEVTAWGQKVLTCIAKNYHHTFTFEEGIMGHTAIEATGNPLPDETLQKAKESDAILFGAIGHAKYDNDPTLKVRPEQGLLKIRKELGLYANLRPIKLFDELLEASSIKPEILRGADILFFRELTGDVYFGEKIRTADRNTASDLMIYHRYEVERIARKAYEAARTRRKRLCSVDKANVLEASRLWREVVQEVAKEYPDVETEHMFIDNAAMQLIKDPKRFDVVLTGNLFGDILTDEASQIAGSMGMLASASVGDSTGFYEPIHGSAHDIAGKGIANPLASILSAALMLDISFGLKTESQRVIKAVEATLRQGFRTMDIANKHTVNDFIMGTDAMGAKVLENLN from the coding sequence ATGGGTATCGAGAAGAAAATACTGGTAATTCCCGGCGATGGAATCGGGCAGGAAGTGACGGCATGGGGACAAAAGGTGCTGACATGCATTGCGAAGAACTACCATCATACCTTCACGTTTGAGGAGGGTATTATGGGGCATACCGCAATCGAAGCAACCGGAAACCCGCTGCCGGACGAAACATTGCAGAAGGCAAAAGAATCGGATGCTATCCTGTTCGGTGCAATCGGACACGCGAAGTACGACAATGATCCGACGTTGAAAGTAAGACCGGAGCAAGGTCTCCTGAAGATCAGGAAAGAACTCGGATTGTATGCAAATCTCAGACCCATCAAGCTGTTTGATGAATTACTGGAAGCGTCCAGTATCAAGCCGGAAATCCTGCGTGGCGCGGATATCCTCTTTTTCCGTGAGCTCACCGGGGATGTATATTTCGGCGAAAAGATCAGGACTGCCGACCGTAATACCGCTTCCGACCTGATGATTTATCATCGTTATGAAGTGGAGCGCATTGCGCGCAAGGCTTATGAAGCAGCGCGGACCCGCCGCAAAAGGCTTTGCTCTGTAGACAAAGCCAACGTGCTGGAAGCCAGCCGTCTTTGGAGGGAAGTAGTGCAGGAAGTGGCCAAGGAATACCCGGATGTGGAAACAGAGCATATGTTCATTGACAATGCAGCCATGCAGCTGATCAAGGATCCCAAGCGTTTCGATGTAGTATTGACGGGTAACCTGTTTGGGGATATCCTGACGGATGAAGCTTCCCAGATCGCAGGATCTATGGGCATGCTGGCTTCCGCTTCTGTAGGCGACAGCACTGGTTTCTACGAACCAATACATGGGTCGGCGCATGATATTGCCGGTAAAGGCATCGCCAACCCGCTGGCATCGATCCTCTCAGCGGCGCTGATGCTCGATATCTCCTTCGGCCTGAAAACAGAATCGCAACGGGTGATCAAAGCTGTAGAAGCTACGCTCAGACAGGGGTTCAGAACAATGGATATTGCCAACAAACATACCGTTAACGATTTTATTATGGGCACCGACGCAATGGGCGCCAAAGTATTAGAGAATCTGAATTAA
- the leuD gene encoding 3-isopropylmalate dehydratase small subunit codes for MSKIFKHLVSSAVPVPIENIDTDQIIPARFLKATTREGFGENLFRDWRFNADNTLKAEFILNNPIYGGEVLVAGKNFGCGSSREHAAWAIADAGFKVVVSSFFADIFKNNALNNFILPVQVSDAFLDKIFKAIEADPKATLEVDLENQFIRIAATGEKEHFDINEYKKTCLMNGYDDIDYLLSLRKDIEQYETTRPFNF; via the coding sequence ATGAGTAAAATATTTAAACATCTCGTTTCTTCTGCGGTACCTGTACCCATTGAGAACATAGATACAGATCAGATCATTCCGGCGCGCTTCCTGAAAGCAACTACACGGGAAGGCTTCGGGGAAAACCTGTTCCGCGACTGGCGCTTTAATGCAGATAATACACTTAAGGCGGAATTCATTCTGAATAATCCGATTTACGGTGGAGAGGTGCTCGTTGCAGGCAAGAACTTTGGTTGCGGTTCGTCCCGTGAACATGCCGCCTGGGCTATTGCCGACGCCGGGTTTAAAGTAGTAGTCAGCAGTTTTTTTGCAGATATCTTCAAGAACAATGCCCTCAACAACTTTATCCTGCCTGTTCAGGTAAGTGATGCCTTCCTCGATAAGATTTTCAAAGCCATAGAAGCCGATCCGAAAGCCACACTGGAAGTGGATCTGGAAAACCAGTTTATCAGGATCGCCGCCACCGGCGAAAAGGAACATTTCGATATCAATGAGTATAAGAAAACCTGTCTGATGAACGGTTACGATGATATCGACTATTTACTCAGTCTCCGTAAGGATATCGAGCAATACGAAACCACACGTCCATTTAATTTCTGA
- a CDS encoding fumarylacetoacetate hydrolase family protein — translation MKLIRFGLPGEEKPGVVTDAGMFDVSAFGEDFGEKFFETDGLARLSAWYTANAASCPQVPAGTRLGSPIQRPSKIICIGLNYADHARETNAAIPVEPIVFFKSTSALVGPNDDLVIPRNSQKTDWEVELVVVIGKKTTYVEEKDALDYVAGYCLHNDYSERAFQIERGGQWVKGKSCDTFAPLGPWLATKDEIADVNNLRLWLTVNGQKMQDGNTSNFIFNVPFVVSYLSQFMTLLPGDVISTGTPAGVGLGMNPQVFLKPGDVIELGIDGLGTSKQKAVASK, via the coding sequence ATGAAACTGATAAGGTTCGGATTACCGGGCGAAGAAAAACCGGGCGTTGTAACAGATGCAGGGATGTTTGACGTAAGTGCATTCGGAGAAGATTTTGGAGAGAAATTTTTTGAGACAGATGGCCTCGCACGTTTATCTGCCTGGTACACAGCCAATGCTGCTTCCTGTCCGCAGGTACCTGCCGGAACCCGCCTGGGATCTCCTATTCAGCGTCCTTCTAAAATTATCTGCATCGGTCTTAACTATGCCGATCACGCCCGTGAAACCAATGCAGCAATTCCGGTAGAACCTATCGTGTTTTTCAAAAGCACCTCTGCACTCGTTGGTCCGAACGACGATTTAGTGATTCCGCGTAACAGTCAGAAAACAGACTGGGAAGTGGAACTGGTGGTTGTAATCGGCAAGAAAACAACTTATGTGGAAGAAAAAGACGCGCTGGATTATGTAGCCGGTTACTGTTTGCACAACGACTACAGCGAGCGGGCATTCCAGATCGAAAGGGGCGGACAGTGGGTGAAAGGAAAGAGCTGTGACACATTTGCACCGCTGGGTCCCTGGCTGGCTACCAAAGATGAAATCGCCGATGTGAATAATCTTCGTTTATGGCTCACCGTTAATGGCCAGAAAATGCAGGATGGAAATACTTCCAACTTCATTTTCAACGTACCGTTTGTGGTGTCTTACCTGAGCCAGTTCATGACATTGCTCCCGGGCGATGTGATCTCCACTGGTACACCAGCCGGAGTAGGACTGGGCATGAACCCGCAGGTATTCCTGAAACCGGGCGATGTAATTGAACTGGGCATCGATGGCCTGGGTACTTCTAAACAAAAAGCTGTAGCCAGCAAATAA
- a CDS encoding amidohydrolase family protein, translating into MVIDAHQHFWQYQPVRDAWIDESMQVIRRDFYPEDLAPVLEANGVHGCVAVQADQSAEETAFLLSLAEQHSFIRGVVGWIDFRADDISRQLEQYVGHPKLKGFRHIVQAEPDNRFLLGSNFCRGIGELSKHGFTYDILVYPKQLAAVEEFVQKFPDQALIIDHLAKPLIKAGELNEWAAHMRRIAQAPHVYCKLSGLVTEADWQQWEPAYFQPYLEVALEAFGPGRLVYGSDWPVCLLAAEYNEVKGLITDFISHLSITEQEQIMGGNARSFYHL; encoded by the coding sequence ATGGTTATTGACGCACACCAACATTTCTGGCAGTATCAGCCGGTACGCGATGCATGGATAGATGAATCCATGCAGGTGATCCGGCGCGACTTTTACCCGGAAGATCTTGCGCCCGTACTGGAGGCAAATGGTGTACATGGCTGCGTGGCAGTGCAGGCAGATCAATCAGCAGAAGAAACAGCTTTCCTGCTGTCGCTCGCTGAGCAGCATAGCTTCATCAGGGGAGTGGTAGGATGGATCGATTTCCGGGCTGATGATATCAGCCGGCAACTGGAGCAGTATGTGGGGCATCCGAAACTGAAAGGATTCCGGCATATTGTACAGGCAGAACCGGATAACCGGTTCCTGTTGGGAAGCAACTTTTGCAGAGGTATTGGGGAGTTGTCGAAACATGGATTTACTTATGATATTCTCGTATATCCGAAACAGTTAGCAGCTGTAGAGGAGTTTGTACAAAAGTTTCCCGATCAGGCACTGATCATTGATCACCTGGCCAAACCACTGATCAAAGCAGGGGAGCTGAACGAATGGGCAGCGCATATGCGTCGTATTGCCCAGGCGCCGCATGTGTATTGCAAGCTGAGTGGCCTGGTAACGGAAGCCGACTGGCAACAATGGGAGCCGGCATATTTTCAGCCTTACCTGGAAGTAGCGCTGGAGGCCTTTGGCCCTGGCCGCCTCGTATACGGATCCGACTGGCCGGTATGCCTGCTGGCCGCTGAATACAACGAAGTCAAAGGATTGATAACAGATTTTATCAGCCATTTATCGATAACAGAACAGGAACAAATAATGGGAGGGAATGCCCGCTCATTCTATCATCTATAA